A stretch of bacterium DNA encodes these proteins:
- a CDS encoding Rne/Rng family ribonuclease codes for MQKEIIINATNDTQRIAIVEEGKLAELFVESEEKERMVGDIYFGTVAKVMAGIQASFIDIGLEQDAFLHFSDVGDAFREYSAITGDEDGVDDITDDEEDDSGKKKDQRRRPRRSRRPPSQVQLTRGQEIVVQIFKEPVGNKGVRVTTEVALPGRFIVLMPFDNKIGVSRKIQNFKEKRRLRRLVRSILPSGYGVIIRTVAEGKSEDVLRADLEGLIQSWREIERNIKKSSPPTLLYKDMNTSSSTMRDLFSEDVTRVAVDSRKMYREIRAYLNLVAPHKVDVLELHNAREPIFDKYEIEKQIQQSMSRKVWLKSGGYLIIEHTEAMKVIDVNSGRYAAKREQELNSMRTNIEAAREIARQVRLRDLGGILVIDFIDLLQEENRKKLYDEMRREMRRDRAKFTILPITEFGLMQITRQRVRESVQMSVSETCPTCSGTGRVLSKTSLLTQIERWMRRFRVKSKELRLTLEVHPTMASFLTDGAFSHISRLMLKYFARIKVVGDHTLPVDEFRMISRRKNRDITKEFML; via the coding sequence ATGCAAAAAGAAATTATTATCAATGCCACGAACGACACGCAACGTATCGCGATTGTCGAAGAAGGCAAGCTCGCTGAGCTCTTTGTCGAGAGCGAGGAGAAAGAGCGCATGGTCGGTGACATATACTTCGGCACCGTTGCCAAGGTCATGGCCGGCATACAGGCATCATTTATCGATATCGGCCTCGAGCAGGACGCCTTCCTGCATTTCTCCGATGTTGGTGATGCGTTTCGCGAATACAGTGCAATCACGGGTGACGAGGACGGGGTTGACGATATCACCGACGACGAAGAGGACGATAGCGGAAAGAAAAAAGACCAGCGACGCCGTCCCCGCCGCAGCAGGCGTCCTCCTTCCCAGGTGCAGCTGACACGGGGACAGGAGATTGTCGTTCAGATCTTCAAGGAGCCGGTGGGAAACAAGGGCGTCCGTGTCACGACGGAAGTGGCGCTTCCCGGACGCTTTATCGTTCTGATGCCCTTCGACAATAAAATCGGTGTTTCACGCAAGATTCAGAACTTCAAGGAAAAGCGCCGACTTCGTCGACTCGTCCGGTCGATTCTCCCGAGCGGTTACGGTGTCATCATTCGCACGGTGGCCGAAGGAAAGTCGGAGGACGTATTGCGTGCCGATCTGGAAGGTCTCATTCAGAGCTGGCGCGAGATCGAGCGCAACATCAAGAAATCTTCGCCTCCCACGCTGCTGTACAAGGATATGAATACGTCCAGCAGCACCATGCGGGATCTTTTTTCCGAAGACGTCACGCGGGTTGCGGTCGATTCCCGCAAGATGTACCGGGAGATTCGCGCGTACCTGAACCTGGTCGCGCCGCATAAAGTGGACGTGCTGGAGCTGCACAACGCCCGCGAGCCGATTTTCGACAAGTACGAAATCGAGAAACAGATACAGCAGTCGATGAGCCGCAAGGTGTGGCTCAAGAGCGGAGGTTACCTGATCATTGAACATACCGAGGCGATGAAAGTCATTGATGTCAACTCGGGTCGCTACGCTGCGAAAAGGGAGCAGGAGCTCAACTCCATGCGCACGAATATCGAAGCGGCCCGCGAGATTGCGCGTCAGGTGCGGCTCCGTGATCTCGGCGGCATTCTCGTGATCGATTTCATCGATCTGCTGCAGGAAGAAAATCGTAAGAAACTCTATGATGAAATGCGCCGCGAAATGCGCCGCGACAGGGCGAAATTCACCATCCTCCCGATCACCGAATTCGGGCTCATGCAGATCACACGTCAGCGCGTGCGCGAGAGCGTGCAGATGTCCGTCAGCGAAACCTGTCCCACTTGCTCAGGGACAGGCCGCGTACTCTCGAAAACCTCGCTCCTCACACAGATCGAACGCTGGATGCGCCGCTTCCGTGTCAAGAGCAAGGAACTGCGCTTGACGCTCGAAGTGCATCCGACGATGGCGTCTTTTCTCACCGATGGAGCATTTTCGCATATCTCCCGCCTGATGCTCAAGTATTTTGCGCGCATCAAAGTCGTCGGGGATCACACGCTGCCTGTGGATGAATTCCGCATGATATCGCGCCGCAAAAACCGCGATATCACCAAGGAATTCATGCTCTGA
- the dnaN gene encoding DNA polymerase III subunit beta, whose product MKFSAVSSDLHKALSKIISVVPTKSTLPILENVLFELAGNELRLTASDLEISMTVALQVGGEEDGKVAVPAKKLNETLRALSSTDMMFSADETNHRISLKTDQGEYKMAGEGATNFPEAEGIQEEFSLQLQTDLLRSIIARTVYAVSTDDLRPSMMGVLFQWKGEEFYAVATDGHRLVRIKHAGVIAEANTEGNRDVIIPAKALNIVSKSLGDGEVSVVFGRSNVRFTFGEMTLISRIIDERYPNYESVIPLENDKQLAVNRNALIAAVQRCSIFSNAITNQIRFSVSKEELRVSAEDVDFGGEARESVSAAFSVDEELEIGFNARYITEALQHLGTEEVDFYFSAPTRAGLIQPKEQQDDIEILMLVMPLRLNA is encoded by the coding sequence ATGAAATTTTCCGCAGTGAGCAGCGATCTGCACAAGGCGCTTTCGAAAATCATCAGCGTCGTTCCGACGAAATCGACTCTGCCCATACTCGAAAACGTGCTGTTCGAACTGGCAGGAAATGAGCTGCGGCTCACCGCGAGTGATCTCGAAATTTCCATGACCGTCGCCCTGCAGGTCGGCGGAGAGGAAGATGGTAAAGTTGCCGTTCCCGCAAAGAAGCTGAACGAAACGCTGCGCGCGCTTTCGAGTACGGACATGATGTTCTCCGCCGACGAGACGAATCACCGGATTTCACTGAAGACTGACCAGGGTGAATACAAGATGGCCGGTGAAGGCGCCACGAATTTCCCGGAAGCCGAGGGCATTCAGGAGGAATTTTCCCTGCAGCTGCAGACCGATCTGCTGCGCAGCATCATCGCGCGTACCGTGTACGCCGTTAGCACCGACGACCTTCGCCCCTCCATGATGGGTGTGCTCTTCCAGTGGAAAGGGGAAGAGTTTTACGCCGTGGCGACTGATGGCCATCGCCTCGTACGCATCAAGCATGCCGGTGTGATCGCCGAAGCCAATACCGAAGGCAACCGCGACGTCATTATTCCCGCCAAAGCGCTGAACATTGTGTCGAAGTCCCTCGGTGACGGAGAGGTGAGCGTCGTTTTCGGACGCAGCAACGTGCGTTTTACCTTCGGAGAAATGACACTGATCAGCCGCATCATCGACGAGCGCTACCCGAATTACGAAAGCGTCATCCCACTTGAAAACGACAAGCAGCTTGCCGTCAATCGCAATGCCCTGATCGCCGCCGTGCAGCGCTGTTCAATTTTTTCCAATGCCATTACCAATCAGATTCGCTTCTCCGTTTCGAAAGAAGAGCTGCGTGTTTCCGCCGAGGATGTCGACTTCGGTGGTGAAGCGCGGGAGTCTGTCTCCGCTGCATTTTCGGTGGACGAGGAACTGGAGATCGGTTTCAATGCGCGGTATATCACCGAAGCGCTGCAGCATCTCGGAACGGAGGAAGTGGACTTTTATTTCAGCGCGCCGACGCGTGCAGGACTGATCCAACCCAAAGAACAGCAGGATGATATCGAGATACTGATGCTCGTCATGCCGCTGAGATTGAATGCCTGA
- a CDS encoding DNA replication/repair protein RecF translates to MILNRLRIIQLRNHGHTEIDCPEGTLLLLGENGAGKTTVLEAVSFLCSSRSFVSHQDRGLVQKDSDYFRLEGSFTSGGGSRREVSVTYTTDPGRKQIELDNTALPSSSDLIGQFPIVSLSPQHRPITSGGPGERRSFIDFIISQVQHRYLMDLLAYRRTLRQRNALLSDMERRPADIRATLEAWDASLAEVAVRIMQRRTAFIEEFIPYFQASMQGVIGDREQVTLRYRATADLDLRTSDAVAAYRSLLARRFQTDLRRGSTTVGPHRDDMDILLNGLDVRAQASQGQHKTVLIALKLAEHRYLDSHLDEAPILLLDDVFSELDDDRLAHVLELVEGVGQTFITSANAGTLQHFAGAHSRNLTLRIEAGKVSRLAEVA, encoded by the coding sequence ATGATTCTCAACCGTCTGCGTATAATTCAATTACGTAATCACGGGCATACGGAAATCGATTGTCCCGAAGGGACACTACTCCTTCTCGGTGAAAACGGGGCGGGAAAGACGACGGTGCTCGAGGCGGTGTCGTTTCTCTGCTCATCACGCAGCTTCGTCTCGCATCAGGACAGGGGATTGGTGCAGAAGGACAGCGACTATTTTCGCCTTGAAGGCAGCTTCACGTCAGGGGGAGGCAGCCGTCGCGAGGTTTCCGTCACCTATACGACAGATCCCGGTCGCAAACAGATTGAGCTCGACAACACTGCACTGCCGTCTTCATCTGACCTGATCGGCCAATTCCCGATCGTGTCACTCTCACCGCAGCATCGTCCGATAACTTCCGGTGGTCCGGGCGAACGCCGCAGCTTCATCGATTTCATCATCTCGCAGGTGCAGCATCGCTACCTGATGGATTTGCTTGCGTACAGGCGCACACTGCGTCAGCGCAACGCGTTGCTTTCCGACATGGAGCGGCGTCCCGCAGACATTCGCGCCACGCTCGAAGCCTGGGACGCATCCCTCGCCGAAGTCGCGGTGCGTATCATGCAGCGGCGGACGGCATTTATCGAAGAATTTATCCCCTACTTCCAGGCATCGATGCAGGGTGTGATCGGCGACCGGGAACAGGTGACGCTGCGTTATCGTGCGACGGCGGACCTCGACCTGCGTACGAGCGATGCCGTCGCGGCGTATCGCAGTTTGCTTGCGCGACGGTTTCAGACTGATCTGCGCCGGGGGAGTACGACCGTCGGGCCCCATCGCGACGACATGGATATTCTGCTCAACGGACTCGATGTGCGCGCACAGGCCTCGCAGGGACAGCACAAAACCGTGCTTATCGCACTCAAGCTGGCCGAGCACCGTTACCTCGACTCGCATCTCGATGAGGCACCAATCCTGCTGCTCGACGATGTGTTCAGTGAACTGGATGATGACAGGCTGGCGCATGTGCTCGAGCTGGTCGAGGGAGTGGGACAGACCTTTATCACTTCCGCCAATGCGGGCACGCTGCAGCATTTCGCGGGTGCACACTCCAGGAATTTGACCCTGCGCATTGAAGCCGGCAAGGTGTCGAGACTGGCGGAAGTCGCATGA
- a CDS encoding DUF721 domain-containing protein, with protein sequence MSTPWKTSPLGAALQRVLEQQGMTRKIREQEVLLRWEELVGTAIANHAQAQRLHKGVLWVEVTDAAWRQELQLMRTELIRRINTSLGDDIVTELRLR encoded by the coding sequence ATGAGTACCCCCTGGAAGACATCGCCGCTCGGTGCTGCGCTGCAGCGCGTTCTCGAGCAGCAGGGCATGACGCGAAAAATCCGCGAACAGGAAGTACTGCTGCGCTGGGAAGAACTCGTCGGAACAGCCATCGCCAACCACGCGCAGGCCCAGCGACTGCACAAGGGTGTGCTGTGGGTTGAAGTTACCGATGCCGCCTGGCGACAGGAACTGCAGCTTATGCGTACGGAACTGATACGCCGCATCAATACGTCGCTTGGCGACGATATCGTCACGGAGCTGCGCCTGAGATGA